GTGGCGGCGCTGCTCCGGCTCCAGGCCCGGCGCATCGAGTCCGATCGCGGCCGTGAAGCCCTGGAAGAGGCGGTACGGCGGGTCGGCTCGATCGCGATCGTGCACGAGACGCTCTCCCAGAACCTGGACGAGCGCGTGGAGTTCGACGAGATCGCCGACCGCGTCCTCGCGATGGTCGCCGAGATCTCGCCGGGCAAGGTCGCCGGCCGGCGCACCGGTCGCTTCGGCATCCTGGACGCCGAGGTCGCCACGCCCCTGTCGATGGTCCTGACCGAGATCCTCCAGAACGCCCTGGAACACGGTTTCCGCGAGGGCGACACGGGCACCGTCGAGGTCTCCGCGGTCCGCGGCGGCAACACGAAGGAGGCCCGCCTCCTGGTCACCGTCCAGGACGACGGCGTCGGTCTGCCCGAAGGCTTCGACCCGCACACCGGGGGCAACCTCGGGCTGCAGATCGTACGGACCCTGGTGGAGGGCGAGTTGGGGGGCACGTTCGACATGGTCCCGGCACCGGACGGGGGCACGCGGGTGATCCTGGACATCCCGGTGGGGGCGAACAAGTAACGGGGAGCGGGCGGTGGACGTCGACATCGAGGAGTGGGCACGCGGAGCACGGCCGGCGATCCACGACATGATCGGCCGCCTGGGCGGCGACGTCGAGGCATTCGACCGCGATCCGCTGACCGCCGTACCGCTGTTGGACGACTTCGTCCTGCGGATTCCGTGGCAGGAGTTCGAGGAGGACGACTGGGTCTGGCTGAGCGCGCAACTGACGGCGTTCATCGCGGAAGTACTCGTCCAGCGCTACGGCGGAGTGTGGAAGGCCGTGTCCGACACGTCGGCTCCCCGGGGCTGGATGCCGGTCATCGAGGTCCTCGGCAGCGATCAGATCCCGCGCCAGGTCGCCCCGACGGCGCTCGTGCACGAGGAACTCCACCCGGTGCCCCAGCGGATCCCGCGGCTGATCGAGCGGGCCGTGACGCTCGCCGGCCACCGTCTTTGACACTTCCGGACAGCAAAGAGCCCCGGCCCGTTCAGGGGGCCGGGGCAACATGCTCGTTGCCAGCATTTGCTGCGCATCGGGGGTACTGCGCGCTGCGGCTCGGGGGCGGGAGGATGCGTACTCGCTGTACGCGCCGCCAAGCTCAGGCTGTTTGCGGGGCGGGTGTTGTCAGGCGGAGGCCTGACGGGCCCGGTTGCGGGCGGCGCGGCGCTTCATGGCGCGGCGCTCGTCCTCGCTGAGACCACCCCAGACGCCGGAGTCCTGGCCGGACTCGAGCGCCCACTGCAGGCACTGATCCATAACGGGGCAGCGACGGCAGACGGCCTTGGCTTCCTCGATCTGCAGCAGCGCAGGACCGGTGTTGCCGATGGGGAAGAAGAGCTCGGGGTCTTCCTCGCGGCAAACGGCGTTGTGACGCCAGTCCATGGCTGCTACCTCTCCTTGGTATTACATGCGGGTTGCTTGTGAATGTGAACGCTTTCACGAATCCCTCAACAAGTGAAGGGCCGATCGCCAGGTTCCCTGGCGTGGGTCCTGTGAGTTGAAGAGGGGTTCTGGTGATCAGTGGAGGCCGATGTTGCGGGCCGTCCCGATCGCCACGTAGAGACTCGCAAACCTCAGCGGCGGATACAACCCCTTCCGGAAAGTTTTTTTTGATTCCTCGGTGTCGACTAGGTCACAGCCGTACTTCCATGGGGTGGATCCTGGCCTAAACGTTCGAGTGAAAGGACTTTAGCCCCTTCTGCTCACACAATCACACGCAGTGCACGGCGTACGCCTGTGAACGTCACGCTCGTACGCAGCCCGAGGTGGTCGCCGTCCATCTGAAGGGGGAGCGACACCTTCGAATGCAAGGTGAACTCACTCAGGTCATGCAGGGATGCGGCGTGCTTGCCATGGGGTCCCCGCTCGGGGGACGAAGTGAGCAACTGGGTGCCATACCGGGCAACCGCGGTCGTCGACAGGCGGCTGAGACCGAATACGTCGAGCCCGGTATCGAACGAGGCCTTAGGTGACGCGTAGATCGGGCGATTGCCCAGAAACGTCCACGGGGAGGTGTTCGAGACTATGGAGAGGACCAGATCGGTGATCGGCTCTTCGTCCGTCCGCTCCAGCGTTATCGTGCCGTGCCGGCGGTTGGGCTCGCCGAAGAGCTGGCGCATCACCTGACGTACGTAAAGAGCGTGTGTGGACTTCTTGCCGCGCTCGCGGTGCTGCTCGACCCGCCCGACCACTCCGGCGTCGAAGCCGAGCCCCGCGTTGAAGGTGAACCAGCGCGCCGGCACCGCCTCGTCCTCCGAGCCGGGCGTGCCCGAGGCCAGCCCCAGTCCGACCGTACGTTCGCTGCCCTCGCGCAGGGCGTCCAGCAGGGCGCCGGTGGCCTCCACCGCGTCGTTGGGCAGCCCCAGGGCGCGGGCGAAGACGTTGGTGGAGCCGCCGGGGACCACCGCGAGGCCGGGCAGGCGGTCCGGGTCGGGGCCCGCGTGCAGCAGGCCGTTGACGACCTCGTTGACCGTGCCGTCGCCGCCGAGGGCCACGACCAGGTCGACGTCCGCACTGTCCGCCGCCTGCCGGCCCAGGTCGCGGGCGTGGCCGCGGTACTCGGTGGTGACCGCTTCGAGTTTCATCTCGCTGGCGAGCGCGTGGATCAGGACGTCGCGCGTACGTGCGCTTGTGGTGGTTGCTGCCGGATTGACCACGAGAAGTGCACGCATGGGTTGCAGGGTACCTACTGGGCGGTACCGGGCACAGGGCGAGGTAGGGATCAAGTAATACTTCGGTGCGTGAACCTCACCACGGGGGCGTGCGCCGCGAGGGCTACCCTGCTGGGGTGAGCAGTGAGAAGACCCCCACCGCGCCCGAAACCGCCGGTCCGCGCCCGCGGCGCCTGACGTATGCCGCCGCGCTCGCCGCGCTGGAGGGGCTCGCGCTGGTGGTCGGCGGGGTCTGGATCGCCGTCCTCGGCCTCATGGGCGACGCGGACGACCGGCAGCAGGCCGTCACCGGCGGTGTGACGCTGATCGTGCTCGCGCTGCTGCCGCTGCTCGCCGCCCGCGGGCTGCTCGGCCGGCGCAGCTGGAGCCGGGGCCCGGCCGTGATCACGCAGCTCATGGCGCTGCCGGTGGCCTACAACCTGCTTCAGGCGGACAGCGTGGCGATTCCGGCGGGGATCGCGCTCGCGCTCGTGGCCGTCACCGCGCTCTTCCTGCTCATCAATGCCGAGACGACCCGGGCCCTCGGGATCCGGGGGCCCGGCAACGCACGGGAGTAATCGCTGCGGGAATGGCCCCTGCCGGGAATAGCCCCTGCCGGGATCAGTCCCTCGCGGGTTACTCCTCCACCAGCAGCTTCTCCCGCAGCTGTGCCAGTGTCCGGGCCAGCAGCCGCGACACGTGCATCTGCGAGATCCCGACCTCCTGCGCGATCTGCGACTGGGTCATGTTGCCGAAGAAGCGCAGCAGCAGGATCCGCTTCTCGCGCGGGGGCAGGTCCTCCAGGAGCGGCTTGAGGCTCTCGCGGTACTCGACGCCCTCCAGCGCCTCGTCCTCGGCGCCGAGGGTGTCCGCGACCGCCGGGGACTCGTCGTCGGTGTCGGGGACGTCCAGGGACAGCGTGGAGTACGCGTTGGCGGACTCCAGGCCCTCCAGGACCTCCTCCTCCGAGATGGCCAGCTTCTCGGCCAGCTCGTGCACCGTGGGGGAGCGGCCGTGCAACTGCGACAGCTCGGCCGTCGCCGTCGTCAGGGCAAGGCGCAGCTCCTGAAGCCTGCGCGGCACGCGCACCGCCCAGCCCTTGTCGCGGAAGTGCCGCTTGATCTCGCCGACCACGGTCGGGGTCGCGTACGTCGAGAACTCCACCCCGCGGTCCGGGTCGAAGCGGTCGACCGACTTGATCAGGCCGATGGTGGCGACCTGGGTGAGGTCGTCCAGCGGCTCGCCGCGGTTGCGGAAGCGGCGCGCGAGGTGCTCGACGAGCGGCAGGTGCATGCGGACCAGCTGGTTGCGCAGCTCCGCGTACTCCGGGCTGCCGTCCTTCAGGGTGCGCAGTTCGAGGAACATCGCACGCGCCCCGCTGCGGTCCTGAGGGTCGTGCTGCGTGGCCTGCACGCTTCGCGCCGCCGTCTCGTTGTCTCGCTCGTGCTCGCTCATCGTCCCGCCCGTAGCCCTTCCCCGAGCCCTCGCCTGGGTTCGGACAGGGGACACCCCGATCCGTCCGTCCAGAGGCGCGCTCTGTACGGCACCCTCCCGATCACCCTGGCCGCCGTCCGGGAAGCCGGTCTCCGAGGAGTCGTCGTCCACCGGGTGCGGCCTGGCCTGCTCGGGGATGCCGTCGACGCCGTCCGTCATGCGTCGGGACGTGCTCGGACCGCCCGTGCCTTCGGCGGCCGGCAGCTCCCGTGTGCCGCGCTCTTCGTCCCGCACCGGCCCGTCCCCGTTCCTCACGCCGGCCCGGGTCCCGCGCCGCGCTGTTTGTAGAGGCTGATCGAAACGGTCTTGTCCTCGTCGACGGCCGACGAGACCTTGCCCGCGAGGGCCGACAGCACGGTCCAGGCGAAGGTGTCCCGCGAAGGGGCGTGACCGTCGGTGGTCGGCGCCGAGACGGTGACCTCCAGCGAGTCGTCGACGAGCCGGAAGACACAGCTGAGCACCGAGCCGGGCACGGCCTGCTGAAGCAGGATCGCGCAGGCCTCGTCGACCGCGATGCGCAGGTCCTCGATCTCGTCGAGGGTGAAGTCCAAACGCGCCGCGAGGCCGGCCGTGGCCGTACGCAGCACCGACAGGTAGGCACCCGCGGCCGGCAGCCGGACTTCCACGAAGTCCTGGGTCGCGGGCTCGCCTGCGATCTGGGACACCCTCACCTCCAAGGTGGTACAAGCTTTACGGGGCCGAGGGTCGCCCCCCGGGGTAACGCGATATGTGGTTCAGCGGTGACGCTATCGCGCCCTGAACTTTCCTGCCCCAGGACCCCAACCCCTGCTGTCACTCATAGTAAACACACGGATACGCTCCGTGGCTAGGGGGTTTGCGCGCCCAATTGGGAAGAGGGCGCGCCGGGTTGACGTACCCAGGCGTCAGACGGTCGAACCGTCCGGAACCGGAGTCGTCCGGGGCCTCCCAGGATCACACAAGTACGTGGTCGACGAAGCACCAGCGCCAGTTCTCCCCGGGCTCGAAGGTCCGCATGACCGCGTGCCCGGAGTCCTTGTAGTGCTCGGTGGCGTGCCGGTGCGGTGAGGAGTCGCAGCAGCCGACGTGCCCGCACAGGAGGCACAGCCTCAGTTGTACCGGGTGCGTGCCGGTCGCCAGGCACTCCAGGCAGGTCTCGCTGAGCGGCTCGGGTTCGGGGTGCGGCAGCGCGTCGGCATGCGTGCACTGTTTCATGATTGCCAGATTACGACGGCTGTGCGGATAATCCGCGCGGATGAGCGAGGGTGGGCGAGGATCATGGACGTGATGCCACTGCTGCTGCTGGTGGCGGGCAGTGCCGCGATCGCGGCGGCCGCTCGGCGGACGCCCGTTCCGGCGCCGCTGCTGCTGGTCGCCGCGGGACTGCTGATCTCGTACGTCCCCGAGGTCCCGGACTACACGCTCGACCCGCACGTGGTCCTGCCCTTGATCCTGCCCCCGCTGCTGTACACGGCGGCCACCGACAGCTCGTACCTCGATCTGCGCGCGCAGCTGCGCCCCGTGGCTCTGTTGTCGGTGGGGTACGTGCTCTTCGCGACCTTCGCCGTCGGCTGGGCCGCCTACATGATCGTGCCGGACCTGCCGCTGACGGCGGCGCTGGTGCTGGGGGCGGTGGTGGCTCCGCCCGACGCGGTCGCGGCGACGGCGGTCGCGCGCCGGGTGGGGCTGCCCTCCCGGATCACCACGATCCTGCAGGGCGAGTCCCTGGTGAACGACGCCACCGCGATCACCGCCTACCGGGTGGCCCTGGCGGCGGCGGTCGGCGAGGGTGCCACCTGGGCCGGCGGGATCGGCGAGTTCCTGGTCGCGGCGATCGGCGGCGTCGGCTTCGGACTGGTGCTCATGGTGCCGATCCACTGGCTGCGCACCCACCTGAAGGAGGCGCTGCTGCAGAACACGCTCTCCCTGCTGATCCCGTTCGTCGCGTACGCGGCCGCCGAGCAGGTGCACGCCTCCGGTGTCCTCGCGGTCGTGACCGTCGCGCTCTACCTCGGGCACCGCGCGTGGCAGGTCGATTTCGCGACCCGCCTCCAGGAGGAGGCCGTGTGGAAGATGGTCGCGTTCGTCCTGGAGTCGGCGGTGTTCGCC
The nucleotide sequence above comes from Streptomyces sp. NL15-2K. Encoded proteins:
- a CDS encoding WhiB family transcriptional regulator codes for the protein MDWRHNAVCREEDPELFFPIGNTGPALLQIEEAKAVCRRCPVMDQCLQWALESGQDSGVWGGLSEDERRAMKRRAARNRARQASA
- a CDS encoding diacylglycerol kinase family protein, producing MRALLVVNPAATTTSARTRDVLIHALASEMKLEAVTTEYRGHARDLGRQAADSADVDLVVALGGDGTVNEVVNGLLHAGPDPDRLPGLAVVPGGSTNVFARALGLPNDAVEATGALLDALREGSERTVGLGLASGTPGSEDEAVPARWFTFNAGLGFDAGVVGRVEQHRERGKKSTHALYVRQVMRQLFGEPNRRHGTITLERTDEEPITDLVLSIVSNTSPWTFLGNRPIYASPKASFDTGLDVFGLSRLSTTAVARYGTQLLTSSPERGPHGKHAASLHDLSEFTLHSKVSLPLQMDGDHLGLRTSVTFTGVRRALRVIV
- a CDS encoding RNA polymerase sigma factor SigF; protein product: MRNGDGPVRDEERGTRELPAAEGTGGPSTSRRMTDGVDGIPEQARPHPVDDDSSETGFPDGGQGDREGAVQSAPLDGRIGVSPVRTQARARGRATGGTMSEHERDNETAARSVQATQHDPQDRSGARAMFLELRTLKDGSPEYAELRNQLVRMHLPLVEHLARRFRNRGEPLDDLTQVATIGLIKSVDRFDPDRGVEFSTYATPTVVGEIKRHFRDKGWAVRVPRRLQELRLALTTATAELSQLHGRSPTVHELAEKLAISEEEVLEGLESANAYSTLSLDVPDTDDESPAVADTLGAEDEALEGVEYRESLKPLLEDLPPREKRILLLRFFGNMTQSQIAQEVGISQMHVSRLLARTLAQLREKLLVEE
- a CDS encoding anti-sigma regulatory factor, coding for MSQIAGEPATQDFVEVRLPAAGAYLSVLRTATAGLAARLDFTLDEIEDLRIAVDEACAILLQQAVPGSVLSCVFRLVDDSLEVTVSAPTTDGHAPSRDTFAWTVLSALAGKVSSAVDEDKTVSISLYKQRGAGPGPA
- a CDS encoding UBP-type zinc finger domain-containing protein, which codes for MKQCTHADALPHPEPEPLSETCLECLATGTHPVQLRLCLLCGHVGCCDSSPHRHATEHYKDSGHAVMRTFEPGENWRWCFVDHVLV
- a CDS encoding Na+/H+ antiporter, whose amino-acid sequence is MDVMPLLLLVAGSAAIAAAARRTPVPAPLLLVAAGLLISYVPEVPDYTLDPHVVLPLILPPLLYTAATDSSYLDLRAQLRPVALLSVGYVLFATFAVGWAAYMIVPDLPLTAALVLGAVVAPPDAVAATAVARRVGLPSRITTILQGESLVNDATAITAYRVALAAAVGEGATWAGGIGEFLVAAIGGVGFGLVLMVPIHWLRTHLKEALLQNTLSLLIPFVAYAAAEQVHASGVLAVVTVALYLGHRAWQVDFATRLQEEAVWKMVAFVLESAVFALIGLQLRVIIEGLGEYEGGRAAGYAVAIFLVVVASRFLWVYPATFLPRQLSKRIREREDNPTWKAPFVVAWAGMRGVVSLAIAFSIPLTVHGGEPFPERNLILFLTFTTVIGTLVLQGLTLPPLIRLLKLPGRDAQAETLAEANAQAQASRAAERRLDELLTDEHNALPGPLADRLRAVLERRRNAVWERLGQVNPLTGESVDETYRRLAREMIGAERTVFVKLRDARYIDDEMLRTLLRRLDLEEAAAYREAA